Genomic segment of Aquarana catesbeiana isolate 2022-GZ linkage group LG02, ASM4218655v1, whole genome shotgun sequence:
TTAATTAAGAACTGACCACCACTGGGACAAAATTCCTGCACATTACATAACTGGCTTAAAGACTTGAAAAAGAAACTACTACCCAGTGTTCCCATTAACATCAGAAGGATCTAAATCAGGAAAGGATTATATATTGTCAAATATTGTATTAGGGTTATTGGGTCATTAGAAAACTGTATCAACTGGAATATGAACAAACCCTTTTTAGAAAAAAGCTACAAAAGTTTTGGGTCAATTTTATTGTAAAGCTTTTTAAAGTCTGTTTTACACTgctgttttatatacattttttatgctatttaaaatctttgttttacaaacaaacattaaatacagggTGGACCTATGACACTGGATTTGCAGGGCATTATGGGTTTTCAATAGAGACAGTAAAACAGAAGCTTCTTCCTTTCAGACTGTCTCTCTGTGATTGAAACTTCAACTTTAGCTCCTGACTATAAAAAATAGAACATATATACATAAACACTACACCTTTCCATCAAAAATCAAACGTCCATAGCTATATTTAGTTGGTCTGTTTAATATGCTACAAATGGTTGACATGAACATTGCTGTCCCTTAAGTGTAAGATATAAAAGATCTTAACCCTGATATCTTTTAGCTTTAGTCCATAAATTAAAGGGTTAAGAATAGGGGGCCCCACAAGGAGCTGGACGGACATGACCATCCTTAGCTCATATGGGAACTCCGTAGGGATATAGCGATACATGAGAAGCTCAAAGAGCAAATTGCAAGCATAATTGGTGATGGTGATCAAGTGAGGGGTGCATGTCTGAAGAGCCTTGGCTCTAAAGTCTTTAGAGGATCGGGCACAGGCCTTAAGAATCTTAATGTACGAGCAGATGATCAATATGGGCATTAAGGCAATGAAGGTTGAGGCAATAAAGAGACCAAAGCCATTATTCACTGTTGTATCCACACAAGAGAGCCTCACAATGGACCAGTTGTCGCAGTATATCTTCAATATAATATTGCTACATAGTGGAAGCCGAATTGTCAACACAATATGAATGCCAACTAGGATGATAGTGTATGACCAGGCCACAACAACCAATTTAAAAACTATGGTCAAGGACATAATGTTGTTATATCTTAGAGGGTTACAGATACACACAAAGCGGTCATAGGCCATAGCAGTTAATATGGTCATCTCACATCCTAAGTACGTATGGATACAGAAGACTTGTGTAACACATCCAATGTAGGAAATAGTTTGTATACTGAAGATTAGGTCCACGATAAGGCTGGGGAAAAAGGTGGCGCTCCCGTATAAACCATTGACGCATAATACGGCTATAAAAATGTACATAGGCTCTTGCAGACTCTTGTGCAAGGCTATGATCGAGATCACAGAACTGTTAAACAAGATGATGGATCCATAGACCAAACATGCTAAAATACTGTAGATGTATCTTGTAAATTTCATGTCTTCAAAACTGAGATACAGCACAGTTGGGTGAGTGTATGAGGAATTGTTCATTTTTGTCAAGGAGTTTTTtcctaaacaaaaaaatatataattatattgaATGAAGGTAAAAGCATGTCAAGAGGTACACCAGTTTATAGCTATATTttcatttaaaattaaatataaatccccaatagggatgagccgaacacccccctgttcggttcgcaccagaacatgcgaacaggaaaaaagttcgttcgaacatgcgaacaccgttaaagtctatgggacacgaacatgaataatcaaaagtgctaattttcaaggcttatatgcaagttattgtcataaaaagtgtttggggacctgggtcctgccccaggggacatggatcaatgcaaaaaaaagttttaaaaacggccgttttttcaggagcagtgattttaataatgcttaaagtcaaacaataaaagtgtaatatccctttaaatttcgtacctggggggtgtctatagtgtgcctgtaaaggggcgcatgtttcctgtgtttagaacagtctgacagcaaaatgacattttgaaggaaaaaactcatataaaactacccgcggctattgcattgccgacaatacacatagaagttcattgataaaaacggcatgggaattccccaaaggggaaccccgaaccaaaatttaaaaaaaaaatgacgtgggggtccccctaaattccataccaggcccttcaggtctggtatggatattaaggggaaccccggccaaaatttaaaaaaaaaaatgacgtggggttccccctaaattccataccagacccttcaggtctggtatggattttaaggggaaccccgcgccaaaaaaaaaaaaaaaacggcgtggggtccccccaaaaatccataccagacccttatccgagcacgcaacctggcaggccgcaggaaaagagggggggacgagagtgcggcccccctccctcctgaaccgtaccaggccacatgccctcaacattgggagggtgctttggggtagccccccaaaacaccttgtccccatgttgatgaggacaagggcctcatccccacaaccctggccggtggttgtgggggtctgcgggcggggggcttatcggaatctggaagcctcctttaacaaggtgacccccagatcccgccccccccccctgtgtgaaatggtaagggggtacataagtacccctactatttcacgaaaaaagtgtaaaaaatgttaaaaatgacaagagacagtttttgacaattcctttatttaaatgcttcttctttcttctatcttccttcatcttctggttcttctggctcttctggttcttctggttcttcctccggcgatctcgtccagcatctcctccgcggcgtct
This window contains:
- the LOC141126476 gene encoding olfactory receptor 52D1-like, translated to MNNSSYTHPTVLYLSFEDMKFTRYIYSILACLVYGSIILFNSSVISIIALHKSLQEPMYIFIAVLCVNGLYGSATFFPSLIVDLIFSIQTISYIGCVTQVFCIHTYLGCEMTILTAMAYDRFVCICNPLRYNNIMSLTIVFKLVVVAWSYTIILVGIHIVLTIRLPLCSNIILKIYCDNWSIVRLSCVDTTVNNGFGLFIASTFIALMPILIICSYIKILKACARSSKDFRAKALQTCTPHLITITNYACNLLFELLMYRYIPTEFPYELRMVMSVQLLVGPPILNPLIYGLKLKDIRVKIFYILHLRDSNVHVNHL